One part of the Coffea eugenioides isolate CCC68of chromosome 10, Ceug_1.0, whole genome shotgun sequence genome encodes these proteins:
- the LOC113748983 gene encoding probable LL-diaminopimelate aminotransferase, chloroplastic translates to MHCIQHNPSTTSLSSSASSIHGQNKFSDIRTQSISVRGRDGGRSMIKCIATSSSEKTAYKTQVSRNENLAKLQAGYLFPEIARRRAAHLLKYPDAQVISLGIGDTTEPIPQVITTAMAERSRALSTVKGYSGYGAEQGEKPLRAAIASNFYADVGIEEDDIFVSDGAKSDISRLQVLFGSKVTMAVQDPSYPAYVDSSVIMGQTGQFQKDVEKYGKIEYMRCNPENGFFPDLSKVFRTDIIFFCSPNNPTGSAASREQLIKLVQFAKDNGSIIVYDSAYAMYVSENKPRSIFEIPGAKEVAIEVSSFSKYAGFTGVRLGWTVIPKELLYSDGFPVAKDFNRIVCTAFNGASNIAQAGGLACLSPEGIKAMQDVVGFYKENTQIIMDTFNSLGFKVYGGTNAPYVWVHVPGQNSWDVFNEILEKTHVVTTPGSGFGPGGEGFIRVSAFGNRNNVLEACSRFKQLYK, encoded by the exons atgcaTTGTATTCAGCACAATCCTTCTACCACATCACTTTCTTCCTCTGCTTCATCTATACATGGCCAGAATAAATTTAGCGATATCAG GACTCAGAGCATTTCAGTTCGGGGGAGAGATGGTGGTAGGAGTATGATTAAGTGCATTGCAACTTCTTCATCTGAGAAAACTG CTTACAAAACACAGGTTTCTCGTAATGAAAACCTCGCTAAACTCCAAGCTGGTTATTTGTTTCCAGAG ATTGCTAGAAGGAGGGCTGCACATTTGTTAAAGTACCCTGATGCCCAGGTGATCAGCCTTGGGATTGGTGACACCACAGAGCCCATTCCACAAGTGATAACAACAGCCATGGCTGAG AGGTCACGTGCATTGTCAACAGTTAAAGGTTATAGTGGTTATGGAGCTGAACAAGGTGAAAAA CCATTGAGAGCTGCAATTGCTTCAAATTTTTATGCAGATGTTGGCATTGAGGAAGACGACATATTTGTGTCAGATGGTGCAAAAAGTGATATATCTCGTCTCCAG GTCCTTTTTGGGTCTAAGGTTACCATGGCTGTCCAAGACCCATCATACCCG GCCTATGTGGATTCAAGTGTTATTATGGGCCAAACTGGACAATTTCAAAAGGATGTTGAGAAGTACGGAAAGATCGAGTACATGAGGTGCAATCCAGAAAATGGTTTCTTTCCTGATTTGTCCAAGGTTTTTCGCACAGACATCATATTTTTTTGTTCGCCAAACAATCCAACTGGTTCTGCTGCATCAAGGGAGCAACTAATTAAATTGGTACAGTTCGCAAAGGACAACGGATCCATCATAGTTTATGATTCTGCATATGCGATGTATGTCTCTGAAAACAAACCACGATCCATTTTTGAGATTCCTGGAGCTAAAGAA GTTGCAATTGAAGTTTCCTCGTTCTCCAAATATGCTGGTTTCACTGGAGTACGTTTAGGATGGACTGTTATTCCTAAAGAGCTCTTATATTCGGATGGGTTTCCTGTGGCCAAGGACTTTAACCGCATTGTATGTACTGCTTTCAATGGTGCTTCCAACATTGCTCAAGCTGGTGGTTTGGCATGCCTTTCACCTGAAGGCATCAAG GCCATGCAAGATGTGGTTGGTTTCTACAAGGAAAATACTCAGATCATAATGGACACGTTCAATTCCCTTGGATTTAAGGTTTATGGAGGGACAAATGCCCCATATGTCTGGGTACATGTTCCTGGACAAAATTCCTGGGACGTATTCAATGAAATTCTGGAGAAAACCCATGTAGTGACTACTCCAGGTAGTGGATTTGGACCTGGTGGTGAAGGTTTCATTAGGGTGAGTGCCTTTGGAAACAGGAACAATGTATTGGAAGCCTGTAGCAGATTCAAGCAGCTTTACAAGTGA